One Vicia villosa cultivar HV-30 ecotype Madison, WI linkage group LG5, Vvil1.0, whole genome shotgun sequence genomic window, TCAACCACTGCACGCATATATAAATGCTATTGAAAGGGAACAGAGCAACTTTCTTTGTTGACTACGACTCCTCTCTCTGCATCATTACTCATATACTAGTATGATTTTGCTTAGTCctccaataataatattttattagcaCTGTAAACTTGTGCTTCTTTCCCCTATAAAAAATACACATGATACAGGCTACACTAAATAAAAACTGAATTCAAACTTCCAAAGTAACTAAAAAATTTACCCTATGTGAAaactgttaaaaaaaattatagaagaaACATTCAAAAGTGTATGCACAACAAGTTTACAGACAATTCTAACTCCACATTGTCCACAAAATAGCAATCCAAGGATTCAAAATTTGAATCCTAGGAATTATTTATACACCTAGAGTTCTTGTAATGTTAGATTGTCTCATACTTCTACTTATGGGTAAGTGAACGTAAACCTCGTGAACGTCTTGTTTACAAACCTCTCCTCTGTCTCTGTCTATTGCGTAGCAGACATATATTGTATCGATTACAATGTCGAGCACATGCACCAGGAAACCCAGGACTATTATCAGTAGAAGCCATGCTGCCGCTGCCACAAAATATGCATCAGACTCGAGATTGGTTGCAGCTTTTAAGATAACACAGGCCTGGAAAAACAAACCAACAACAATTACTTAAATAGGCATAATATGATGATACCAACTCAACTAATGAACTGGCATACTTCTTTTCTCACTGTCCCCGAAAAGTCTAACAAGGGGTTTCTCTGACTTAAAAAGGATCATGTCATTTTTAAGAAATTATAAGCCATGAGTTTTATCAGAAAATGAAGTTTCAGTTTCAGTTAATTCTCCAGTAATCTCCTCGCCTCTAACAAATGCTATGAGAGGAAACATAAATTAACCATGCTTTATGACCTTGGTAGTTAAAATCccgatttaaatggtaaaatccCACAATTAATCCTATTTTGGTGGAATTGGGCGGAATCTCCCATGTTAATAGTTGAATCATATAATCTATGATCTTTGAAACGTTTATGCGATTATGattgtgaataaaattaaaatttatataagtaTTTGAAGTGAGATTTAAGGTTTTAATTATCTTACTTGTAAGCTATGCTTATGATTAGTGTTCTCATACCACGATTTTTCATTTCAAAGATCATGAATTAAAATTTACACAACGATGCCACGATTTTGCGTAAATCTCGATTTTAACTACCTATTTATGACTGCCAATTAAAATTCTACAGAAGTCAACTGGAGTATATGTTGCAAGTTGCCTATCAATAGTCAACACTCACGGGTTAGAGCTATGCTAATTATATCATACTTCGAGTCTCTACTTGAAACATCTTGCTTCAACTCTTGCTTGTTCAACCAAAAACTACACCATTTCCCTTCACTTCACACAATATAGTTCCAAGTTTTAATCTAATCTATTTAGATCAAAATCAATCCACTACTTCACCAATTTGTTTCACTGAGGATCAAGCTGTGAAAAAGCTAGAAAAACTCGTGAATCAAGCCGGTTTGGTAAGCTTCCTAAGGCTTCCCTCAAGCTTATCATTTTGATTGTTATAGATTCTTAATTTTGTAATTTAAATTGCTCATCTGAATTGAAACTAATACTTTGTTGTTTTACAAATGTTGGTTTAAGCTTTACAGTGATTACTTAAACTTAAAATTGTCTTAATGAAATATCAGAAATGAGGCTTGAGAGATAACCCTCCTATAACCGCCTCCTTCTCAgcgcaaaacaaagaaacctaaaATGGCCATGATTTATTGCTGGCAATCGAAAAATATAGAGAAGCTAATGGAAGGATATTTTTAAGTTGTCTGTCAATACTCAATATTCAACAATCACAAGTTAGGCTTAGAGCTATATATACTTCCTCATACTTTAAGAGGATTTGTTGAAATTAATGCTTACACTAAGCACTTGCACATTGTGGTAAATCTCTAACTTACACAATGGTAAATCTATAATGCAAAGCACAAGTATTATAAAGAGAAATGTTAAAGCCACGTACCACAATTGTGTATATTGCTGATAGGACAAAAACAATTCCAACCAGGAGGCGGGATGATATGGTCTCCACAAAAACAGCAGAGAGAAGGTTACGTCTAAGAAGTTCATATGTCATCCTTGCTGATGAGCAGTAAGCTTCACCGGTTATTGCAGCAAAGTTGATGGTAAACTTATTGAGAAAATCGACAGCTGTCAGTAAGGCATTTACACAGCACCTTAAAACAATGTTCACTAGCCCAGGAGTCCCTTCTTGTCTTGCATTATCAACCACAGAGCGCACCACTCGAACAACAAAGATAAGCAATCCCGACAAACATACTGTTCCAGAGGAAGGACCAAAAGCATTTCTGCCAGTCAAATTCTCAAAGTTAATGTCTCTCTAAATGCAAAACAGTCATTCAACTAGTCTTGATACCTATTTTCATCAGTTTCCTATCTTCCATTCAAGGAATAAGCTATGGGGAGTGAATAAAGTCAGAAGCAACAACACACATCAGTGATATCACAGATAAAGGCTCATTGCtctttcaaaccatcaaaatttCACAAGCAACTAATTTCACCATTTGATTTATCggtatatatagtatatatacgAACTGAAAATGGAACCATAGAAATATTCTCAAACTAAGTATTCCAACAATGGAAAAGAATTAATGTAATACACTTTGATCTATAAACAACAACATACTGGAGTCAAATAAAAACATGAAGTTATGGTAAAACACTTGAACCAACTATTCTCACACAGAGTAGTCAATCCCGAATAGCAGCGCAGAGCGGCCGATTCCAAATGGGATAGTGGGATAGCGCATAGCGAGATGATTGCTTTTTGATAATTTTTTGGacaaattacatgaataataattataaacatatGAAGTGCAGAGGGAAGAACGAAACGAACTGCAGAGAGAGATGAGGGAGGAACTTGTGATTTTTCTTTGGAAAAACGGGAGTGCAGAATGTCGGTAAAGGAAGGTTAGAGTTGAGTCTCaactcaaatttgattgaaaaatccaaAATTACCCTTAAAGTGTTTTAAATTTAAGGGGTAATTTCGGTTTTTCGGAGGAGAAAAGGACTAGTGGAACAGAAACTTCTTCGGGCCGGGAACCACTCCGCTCCCGCTACCTGCTATTTACCCTATAGCGGTTGCTATAGTGTTCTGCACCACTAAGGCTCTTCCCATAGCGTCCGGCCCTCGCTCCGCTCCGCTATAGCGCTGCTATTGACTACTCTGTTCTCACACTAGGTTTTACAGATACTATGAAATACACATCATAAGGGAATTAGAAGATATTTTAATGCTTGTACTATGAAAGAAAACCATGATTCCTTGCTTATCTACCTACCATTGAGAGAATATATTACTACCCTTGCAAGAGGACACCTAAAAATCTTGTGAATTGTATTCTATCATTAATCAGTCATCACTCGTATCATGTAAAATAAACTAATATGTAGTCATACTCAGAGTGAAATGAAACATAATGTCTTTAAAAGAAATAACAAAGACAAAGAAAAGAGAAATAAACCTGAGTGAAGTTCTAATGCTCTTTGTAGGAACCTCCAAATCCTTGGAGAAATACCACCGAGCAATAGTCCCACTAATGACATAAACCTGAGCTTCAAGCATAGCTGCTGCTGACCACAACATAGTAAGTATCGCCAATGCAAAATAAGCCGGCACCCAAGAATCCTCCTTCCAAACACAACCATATCCACTACGCAATTTCTTAGGCACAACCTCACCATTATACTTAGCAAACACCAAAAACACCACAATAGGCACATAATACACAAAAAGCCCAATTGTCAAACAAGGAAGCACCCCAAACAAACCCATGTTCCAAGAAAGCGCATCAGAGGCAACCCCAATTATACTCACAGTAAGCTCCACACGGTGCCAATTCACAACAAGGATCCACACAATCACACCAATCACCAAAAAAACAAAACCCAACACCAAAATTCTATACACCAGAGGAAAAGCATCACTACAAGAGCTTTTGATAGCGCAAGCAACAAACCAGTAAACATTAAGGAAAATCGGGATGACAATAAAGAACGGAATCGAAGCGTAGACAAGGTGTTTGGTGTAATGCTTGAGCAAAAGAAGAAGCGACCAGCACATGGGTAGGCTTATAACAAAAGTGATAACAAGCGTCCATGTTAAATCCTTCACAAAAGGCGAAGACGAAGAGCGAAAACTGGTGGAAGAGGTTGATGAAACTGAAACTGAAAGGGAAGGGTTGATGATACTGCATGAGGTGGTGTTAGAATCATAGGTATAAGAAGAGATTGCTGAGAAGTTGTTTCTATGGACGATTGAGAAGATTCCGAAAGCGAAAGTGGAGAGAACGAAGATGAGGAAGAGGATAAGAAAAGGAAGGTCTTTGAAGGAACGAGGACCGTGATTGTATGAGATGTGAAGATACTGTTGATTGGAGTCAGATTCTTGTTGGGAATCATGGTTTTCTAATGATGGGTATGTTGAAATTGGGGTTTTGGGTAAGAAAGGTTGTGATAAGAAAGATGAAGAAGGTGAAGAGTCGTGAAGagatgaattattattattattattattattattattattattacctttGTTGTTGGGATCATCCATGGTTGTTGTCTTAGGTGAGAGAGAACAAGAGTTTGATGTTTTAGAGTTGTTTGAATGTTTGAATGGTTGCTGGCTGAGTGATGGGTTTTGGTGGTTGGATTTGGACTAAAAATATTTCAATCCAGAGTGGCTGGGTTGGGTGGGTAATAAAAAAATGATAGAGAGGAGAATCTTCcagtgaatttttttgaaaagaaaatggtTTTGTGGGAGTTTGGAGATCGATGATGAGAAATGACAGCGAATTTGTGTATGAATCTGGTTGGGCAGACAAAGGTGGTGCTAGTTTTGTTAGACACTGAATCAAAGTGAATGACAGCAATTTTGTGTGTGAATTCAATGGTTTGGAAGAGTACAGTCGGATCGAGAGTTTGTCATGACGGAGTATTTTACGTTTTCATAAATTGATTAACCAAATAAATTTAAATCgggattaatatttatattttaatttatatttatgtaaaaaTTGTATAGAGGtggaaaaattaattaaattacaatctaaatcaaattaaattgaaaaataatcaaatgtttttttttttaaaatcgaaCCAATAAAAACTGAGGTGGTTTGATTTGAttctcaattttaatttttagaaacTGACAAATCGATGAACCGAATCAATagctataattataattatgttctaaatattttatttcactCATCATTAAGTCCTAAATTTGAATTGGTTCAACCATTCTTCGTCTTTGTTTAAGCTCTATTTCTTTCAGCAAAAAATACAGGTAGAACCAAACTCAAAACATAGAAAAGTAGAAATCATAAGTCACAAATACTTGCTCTCATCGAATTGGTGCTCTCGCTGTCTGTCACTCCTGATGCTCTCTACTGTTGCTCTTATATGTTATTGTCACTTTTTTCATGTTCGAGTTTTTTGTTGATTttcatcttttgtttctttagttcttttgtttcatcttcttcaaataaattcTTTCTATTCTTGTTACAAAATATTTTGTatgtgtgtttgaggtgtgaaacatgttaatttatgtgtattaaattttttttgtttttattgttgtgTTTTATTTGTTAAACTTTTAAATTCTCAACCTTCTGATGTCTAGTGTCAAATTTTATATTTGATAatgaacttatttcatgatgcaatAAAAATTATGTCAACATTTCGTATTGATTAATAACAACTTGTAAGTTGTTTGAAAaaaatagagcatgaaataaattatatgaacgtatttttttaaataatagcataaaatactcCGAAAAACATGATGGTGgagaatatataaattaatatattgttTGTAAAAAAAACATTGTAAACCATTCAATCGAAACCAATCAGATGAAGATATCATCGGTTCAtacattttttttactaaaaaccaATTACACCCTCTAGTGGCTTGAACTCtgtcaaattaaatatattttaaaatcatatAGATAACAAGTTAAACGTGTGGATTTTTATTGGATGATATTGCAAAAGGCAAAATACCccttttcgtcccttaactttatCTCGGGGTTCAATTTGGTCCCACAATTTTTAAAAAGACCAATGTCGTCCTTTATGTCTTAAAACAGCGTCACTTAAGTCCTTTCCATCCAATTCTCACAAACGGCGTTTATTTTTGCATGTGTGGCATCTGACATGGCTTATTTTAATACGCGTGGCATCTGAGGTGGCATTTGTTTGTCATAAAGGTTATCAAAAATccataaaattttttaaaattgcacCTTTAGCCAAGGTTCGAACCAAGGCCACATGCATCACTAAACTAATATGTCTACCACTGAGCCATATGACTTTTGTTGATTAATAattactaatttttattttaacatgaaTTTTATTGTTCTTTTGAAGGAGACAGACAACCTCCATTTTCATCTTCATCGTTTTCATTTTCCAGAAACCCACATGCATCACTAAACTAATATGTTCCATGACCTAAATCAATCCAAACAGTAACAAAAAGGAATTCCATCTATGGCTCTTTTTTTCTGTTCTTCAGcgcataaaaacaaaaacaaaaaggagtTCCATATATTTGCTTGGTTTCTCAGAATCTCCATGGATGAAAAACAACAATAACGTGTGCTCTCATGGCTTTCCTTTCATCTCTTCTCTCATGTTCTCGCTCTCGCTATCATCGATTCGTTTCCGCCTCGATTCGTCTCGGTACCTCGCTTCTCTCTTTCGTTCTCGCACCTCTATGCGTTTCTCTCATTCAATcatgaacaaaacaaacacagTTCACACAAGAAACATACGAATCAAGAAATTTATGCATCAAGCCCTTAACccccaaattaaatcaaaatcgACCCTTATTCACAATGGTTTGAATGTTACAAGTTTCAGAAGTTAAAAGAGATGCGCACGAAAAAAGGTATGTTGCTTTATGGTTTTCATTCAAATTTCCTTTTACCTTCCTCTTCTGGTACGTAATGAATTGTTTGTGTTGTTACTGTTAGTTGGATGTTGTTTTTGTGGATGGGTTGCCGAGTATTGATTCTGAGAGGGTGAGGTATGAGTATTGTGTAATTTGTGAGAAGTTTGATTTTGAGTGATGAATCTGTGATGTGTTTCAGGGTCCAACCTTCAGGGTCCACCGCGAATTCTGACTTTGCCGGCGTCAAACCTTTAGGGTTTATGGGAAGATGATGAACATTTAAGCGTTTCTGGGCTTTTGGATTTCTGGGTTTGTTATTGGTTATGTTAAATTAAGATtacaataattatatttaatgtgTAAATTTTATCACAAAAAACGAAGTGGACAAGTGGTAAGGTAATATGTTTGCCACCCTTGTGACCAAGGTTCAAACCTTGGTGAaagcaattttttgaatttttctgaaCTTGATGATGAGCCTATGCCACATCATCCTTCATATCAGCCACGTGGATAAGAAAAACAGAACATTGCTAACGGAAGCAAACGGAAGGATAAACGTGACACCTTTTTAAAAGATAAGGGATCTAtgtgaactttttaaaaattgtgggaccaaaatggaccccgagataaagttaagggacgaaaaagggtattttgcctattGCAAAACTATCATCACCTTGGGGTCGACCGGACCTTAAATTATGGTAGCTCACCCTCATCACCTTGAGGCAAGCTCTTTCAACCTTGCTATCGGTTTCTTAGAGTTCGGCTTAATTTTGGATTGTGCTCTCCATCGTGCTAACGAGCCCCCCCCCCACCCGAAGCATGAGTCGCGTATAAGTAAGATGCTTTATTGAGACCAATTAAGAGGTCGAACATTTTCACAGTTCCCTATGAGTAGTGTAGGGACAGAATGCTCTATTCAGACCAGACAAGGGTTGAATATTTTTACAGTCCCCAAAGTTTGAGAAATGTAAGGGCGAGATACTTTATTGAGATTGGTCAAGAGCTCAGATATTTACATATTCCCTAATCATGAGTCGCGATGGAAGAAATGCTTCTCTAAGACTGACATTTTTCTCTTGTGAATTTTCTCTTGAAGAATATCGACGACACTACTACCATTAATCCCCATACCTCTAAAATCACCAATCTCACACGATAAAGGATATCCTTGCCTTAAACCTTTCTCCACCACAAACTCCTTTTTCGAGCAACCATTCACTAATATGGACATACTACTTTGAAAAACCAACATTTTCATCCACCTCCTCCACCTCATTTCGAAGCCCATCCTACACAACATGTTTCTAAGAAAGTTCCCAGAAACATTATCATACGCCTTCTCAAAATCGACTTTAAATAAAAGACACCCCCTCCCCTCTTTCTTAGCATAATCCATCATCTCATTTGCCACCAAAACCCCATCAAGAAGATGTCTATCCGGAACAAAGGCACTTTGACAAGGAGAAATAATCGAATGAAGCATTTTTTTCAATCTTCCCGCCAAAATCTTGGAAAtaactttgtacatacatctcACTAAACAAATCggcctataatcatccaaagAAGTCGGATTCGGAGACTTAGGAACCAAagtcaaaaaaaatgaaaagatagCCTTTGAGATTCTTCCCCCTGAATGAAAATAATTAAGATAATTCATAAAATCCTCCTTaatgaaaaaaacatttttttcatGAACAAGAAGGAGTAACCATCCGGACCCGGGCTCTTAGAACTACCACAACACCAAATAGCTTCCTTAATCTCTTCTTCATGGAAAGGACTTTCAAGAACAAAATTATCCTTGGAAGAAATACTCTCAAAAGAAATTGCATCTAAAAGCATTATATCCACATCCGTCTCAataaatttgtttgaaaaatgaTTTCTCACTTCTTCCTTAACATCCTCCACCTTCTCCGCCAAACCCCCGTGAGTGTTTAACGGACCTATATGACTGATCCTTCTTCTTTCCTTCACGACCTTGTGGAAAAAGCTACTATTCGAATCTTAATCATTTAACCATTTAAGCCTTGACTTTTGGACAAGCATGTTTTCTTTTATCCTCAAATTTAACCAAAATCTCTTATTAGTTTCATTCCTACTATTAAGAGAGTCGCCAATCATATCCTCCGACATTTCTTCCAATTTAGAATCTTCAAAATTGATATCCCTCGCATTCACCTCCACCTCCAAATCAATTTTGCCAAAAACTGATTTATTCCACCAAGTAAGTCTCTCTTTAAGTCGTCTAAGCATTTTTTTAAGAACATAATCTCCCCTCCCTTCAACAACCATTTCCTGCCATTCCTTTTCAACAAACGGGATAAACGAATTAAAAGCAAACCATTCATTATTAAGCTTGAAAGGTTTAGGGCCCCAATTAATGTTGTCCACTACTAACCATAACGGACAATAATCCGATATATCTTTGTCCCTCACTAGTTGTCCAACCACCCCCATCTATTAACAATAACCTCCGACACGAGGAACCGATCAATTCTACTCATAGCAATCCCATTTCCACTATACCACGAATACTTCTTCCCTTTACATGGCACATCTACCAAACCACTATCATCTATGAATTTACAAAAAAGGTCCGCCCCATTTTCCACCTCCTTCCCCATCCGCCCTTTCCTCTTGCTACTATTTTTAGTCGCATTAAAATTCCCACCAAAAATTCATTCACCATCCTAGCAAGAAGCCTTCACATTCAATACATTAACCCACAACTCTTTCTTCTTGATTAGATAGCAAGATGAGTACACATTCACCACATAATAATATTTATCCTTCCTTAACACTTTGATTCCTAAATATCCCTCTCCTTTGAAACTATGAATAACAACCACCCTATCCATCCTCCAAAGAGTTAAAATTCCTCCTGACATCCCTACCGAATTAGAAAAAGAAAACCCGACATCCGTATTACTCCACATACTATTGGCAACAAAATCCTCCATTTTTGTCAATTTAATTTCTTGAATTAACACAATTATCATTTCAAAGTAGATATTTTCTCCTTCCTTAATTGTTTTCTCTGTAGCTCCACTTTTTCTAATTCACACATTTTATTCCTGAAAATACTCCTTTCCTTCAAGTTTCCCATTCCCATCGCTTCAAAAGTCGCCCACATCCTACCCTCGACATCTTTATCCACATTCTCCCACTGTTTAGTGTTGTTTGGCCCAATAATATTATTCTCTGACAAAGATTCATAACAAACCTCCTCCTTACTTCTTTTTAATTGATCTGACCCCGAAACCGACTCATCCACCGTCACCGAATTTATACCACCCCTAGCCTTCGAAATAACATCCCTTTTTCCCTTTCTCTTACTCCTCTTTGacaacttctttttatttttcaaaactctcCCACCACCAaagtccttcaaatttttaaacttgacAGATTTAAAACAATGTTTTTTCTTAGGGACCAAAGAACAAGCCACAACCGAGATATTTTTTCTCGTCGAGATCGAACCAAAAGAACTTGGACTAACATGCTTCTCATGACCAAAAAATTCATCAACAACATTTCTAATAGCTCTGTCAAAAGAACCTGCTGCCATTTCCCCTACTGAACCCGAAAACTTCTCCCCTGAAATGCCCTTAGCCTCAGCGAAAAAAAGAAATGGGCTTCCTCACAATTTCCTGCCCTTTAACACTTCCTAAATCACCTTCAGCATAGGTATTTCGATTTCCCTACTCAGTACCAGACCTTATAATATAATTTCCATAATTGTTAACAGAATTACCAAAATCGCAAACATCCCCAATACCAGACCTTTTCATAGAATTTCCAAGAACACATAAATTCCCTCCTTTCATCTGATTGTTGGCAGCATTGCCCCCATATCGACCCAACCCTTCAAAAAAATCTCCCTCTTCATGAATTGAAAATTCTTCAATGCTCTCCGTCGATGAAACGTCCTTCTTCCC contains:
- the LOC131602170 gene encoding uncharacterized protein LOC131602170, with protein sequence MDDPNNKGNNNNNNNNNNNNSSLHDSSPSSSFLSQPFLPKTPISTYPSLENHDSQQESDSNQQYLHISYNHGPRSFKDLPFLILFLIFVLSTFAFGIFSIVHRNNFSAISSYTYDSNTTSCSIINPSLSVSVSSTSSTSFRSSSSPFVKDLTWTLVITFVISLPMCWSLLLLLKHYTKHLVYASIPFFIVIPIFLNVYWFVACAIKSSCSDAFPLVYRILVLGFVFLVIGVIVWILVVNWHRVELTVSIIGVASDALSWNMGLFGVLPCLTIGLFVYYVPIVVFLVFAKYNGEVVPKKLRSGYGCVWKEDSWVPAYFALAILTMLWSAAAMLEAQVYVISGTIARWYFSKDLEVPTKSIRTSLRNAFGPSSGTVCLSGLLIFVVRVVRSVVDNARQEGTPGLVNIVLRCCVNALLTAVDFLNKFTINFAAITGEAYCSSARMTYELLRRNLLSAVFVETISSRLLVGIVFVLSAIYTIVACVILKAATNLESDAYFVAAAAWLLLIIVLGFLVHVLDIVIDTIYVCYAIDRDRGEVCKQDVHEVYVHLPISRSMRQSNITRTLGV